The following nucleotide sequence is from bacterium.
CAACCTCTCATCATTTACAATTGCTCCAATAAATCCTATATCAATTGTATTAGCCAAAACCTTTTCTACTATCTCCTGGCTTAAGGAAATATCTAATGCTATCTCAATATCAGGATATTTATGCCTGAATTTTCCTAAAATCTCAGGCAAAATATAGATACCAATGGTAACACTGGCACCCATAGTTAGCTTTCCACCCCTTATTCCTTTTAATTCATCAATCTTTATCTTTGCCTCATTTACTAAATTAAACATATCTTTGGTGGTTGCGAATAAAATTTCTCCCGCTTGCGTAAGCACAACCTTTTTACCAAGTCTATCAAAAAGCCTAATTCCATAATATTCCTCCAATTCTTTAATATGCTTACTAATCCCAGGCTGGGTTAAATATAATTCTGAAGTGGCTTTTGTAAAGCTCTGTAATTTAGCCACAGTATGAAAAACTCTTAGTTGATTTAGGTTCATCCTATTATTACCTTTAGTTATCATTATTATAAAAACAATTCATTTGAATTATATTATAGTCTATGTTATGCTATAATGCAAATAAAAAAAATGGAGGTGAAAAAATGATAAGGGAAGATGTAGAAAAGAAGGCATTTGATTATTTTGAAGGAGGGTTTCACTGTGCAGAGGCAATCTCAAAGACAATAACCGAGTTCTTTGCCAAAGAGCTAAGCAGTGAAATACCGAAGGTTGCCTCAGGTTTTGGCGGAGGAATTGGTAAGACCAAAGAGGATGTCTGTGGAGCATTAACCGGAGGAGTAATCGCTCTGGGATGCCTGTTTGGAAGGATGGAGCCGGGTAAGGATTTGAAGGATGTCTGTGAACTCACATCAGAGTTTAGAAGACGATTCATAGATGAATTTGGCTCTACCAATTGCCAAACCATACTGAAAGGATTCGGTGAACAAGAAAATATGCAGAAATGTAAGAAGTTAACCGCCACCGCTGCAGGAATCCTATCAGAGATATTGGTAGAAAGGGAGAAATAAAGGGGTGATCTTCTTAAAACTGGGTAAGAGCATTAAGAGATATTTAGGGTTATATAGTTGTGGGGCAATTATATTGGGGTTAGTAGTTGGAAACATCTATCAATCTTTATTCTTAAAACCCCTAATTCCCGTAGCCCTGCTCTTGATGCTCTACCCAGCGATGTTTGATATAGAGATAGAGAGAATCAA
It contains:
- a CDS encoding selenium metabolism-associated LysR family transcriptional regulator, with product MITKGNNRMNLNQLRVFHTVAKLQSFTKATSELYLTQPGISKHIKELEEYYGIRLFDRLGKKVVLTQAGEILFATTKDMFNLVNEAKIKIDELKGIRGGKLTMGASVTIGIYILPEILGKFRHKYPDIEIALDISLSQEIVEKVLANTIDIGFIGAIVNDERLIIKQFLTDELVVIVSPRHKWADRESIQPNELANETFIISRQGSGTRTIVEERLKQIGVILKKTMEFGNTEAIKKAVEAGLGISIISKYAILREVNAGILKSICLSGVNLGRNFYFTYRKDKYLTNVVKAFLSLLSSPS
- a CDS encoding C-GCAxxG-C-C family (seleno)protein, whose translation is MIREDVEKKAFDYFEGGFHCAEAISKTITEFFAKELSSEIPKVASGFGGGIGKTKEDVCGALTGGVIALGCLFGRMEPGKDLKDVCELTSEFRRRFIDEFGSTNCQTILKGFGEQENMQKCKKLTATAAGILSEILVEREK